The sequence aCTTTATGCGTATAAATAACGTCTCCTGTTTTGCTACTTACAAATTTAGTAAGAATACCATTATATGTTAATTCATGTATACAAAAACCTATATCACtactaaaaaaaagagaCTTGGAAGATTTTAAGGCAGATTTACCATTAGAAATAGCACCAGATCCACATGTTATATGAGCCATACTATTGTCTTCAATAACCtccatattattatcatgTCCAGCTATATATAAGTCTACTTGTGCATCTTTTAATAAgggtaataaataatatgctAAATAAGAATTTCCTCTTGATAAACCTGATGAATATATAGGTTGATCTCCTACCACAATTATAAAATCAGCTATTTTTTTGGCAACATTtaattgtaattttaaatCTTCCCATGCTTTTTCATGAATATTTCTATATGGAAAATTTCCTGATAATATCCATGTATCAATAAATAGAAAAGCAGCGGCCATGTCTTTATGACCAGTTTTAACAATAGATGGTCCACTTGAAACAGTAAAATGCGTAAAATAATGATACCAATAATTCGGCATTATCCATTTAGGATAATCTGTTTTATCTTCTTCTCTTTCAATAGTTGTTTCTCCTTCTTTTTGTACATAAATTCCTTGACCTTTTAATACTTGTGCATTATAATTACCTGCCCAATCTCGGGTCCCTAAAACTGTGAAAAATGGCATATACATATCTCCTTTTTCTTCTGCATATACATCTTCATATAAACTTTTCCATGCTGGATCATTCATTCCTCTTACTCCGTCCAAGAAATTAGACCCTGGACTTACAATAAATGTTactctttcattttttatatattgtttcaaatatttcGCATTTAATAGTTGAGATTTTGATTCTTTTCCCCAATCCCCCAAGGATGCAAATCGCAGCTGACATTTTACTGTATAACTGCTTATAAAAAAcaagacaaaaaaaacattgaacactgttttacaaaaattcatatttaagTAACTTTAAAATTGAAGCGGGTGTACGGGGAGAAGGTGAACAGGTAGGTGAGAACTATataggataaaaaaaaaaaaaaagaaaaaaaaaaaagaaatacacATTCGTACGTAcgcacatataaatatatatatatatatgtatatctatgcatatatatacttacacatgcattcatacatatatttgtacgtatatttatatctacaCATGTATGTGCACGCGCAGCTATATTACACGTAACGAATATTTCTCACTGATAAAATCATAGGGCGAAATAATTTACCGCAAATTAATGTAACACAACATGATATGCCACAAAATTATGTACTACAAAGCTATATACTTCAAAGTGATATactacaaaataatatatcacaaaataatatatcacagaataataaatcattcaaaaccaaaaaaaaaaaaaaaaatcgcaAAATGgtatactataaaaataaaaaaaaaattttacacgtgtaagaaataacaaaaatgcAAGAAATGTGTgaaattaatacaaaaatattgaaatataaaagaagatttcttttttttttttttttattttgtgaaCATgcgtacatttatatacaaatatacatatatacatataatatatatatatatatacacgttaATAACCTAATTATTTGTACACAtggaacaataaaaataccCTTTAACACTATTTTTTAggaattcttaaaaaaataaatacttgCATAAgcgtatatttattgtacACACAAAATaggaagaaaagaaaaatgaaaaaagaaaaatgaaaaaagaaaaatgaaaaatgaaaaatgaagaaaggaaaaagaaaaaagaaaaaagaaaaaaaaaatttttaaataaatgtgggaaaaattaatatgtacACTATGggtaaataattaattcattttttataacacaACATTTTTGACACTATCTTATTACACTGCTTTGtggcattatttttttacactaCTTTTCAACGCTGCATTTTAACGCTTCTTTTTAACACTA comes from Plasmodium malariae genome assembly, chromosome: 7 and encodes:
- the GAP50 gene encoding glideosome-associated protein 50, putative: MNFCKTVFNVFFVLFFISSYTVKCQLRFASLGDWGKESKSQLLNAKYLKQYIKNERVTFIVSPGSNFLDGVRGMNDPAWKSLYEDVYAEEKGDMYMPFFTVLGTRDWAGNYNAQVLKGQGIYVQKEGETTIEREEDKTDYPKWIMPNYWYHYFTHFTVSSGPSIVKTGHKDMAAAFLFIDTWILSGNFPYRNIHEKAWEDLKLQLNVAKKIADFIIVVGDQPIYSSGLSRGNSYLAYYLLPLLKDAQVDLYIAGHDNNMEVIEDNSMAHITCGSGAISNGKSALKSSKSLFFSSDIGFCIHELTYNGILTKFVSSKTGDVIYTHKVDIKKKKTLDKVNSLQYFASLPKVQLTDVPASGPMGNKDTFVRIVGTIGILIGSVIVFMGVSSFLSKSMK